Part of the Spinacia oleracea cultivar Varoflay chromosome 5, BTI_SOV_V1, whole genome shotgun sequence genome, CTGGATTGGTAACTTTCATCATATTTGATTATTTGTCGTCACACTCCAATGCGTCCAGCTATCCTTGACAAGCTTTATATATGCTAATGCTCATTTGGGAAGTAATTAGGTAACATAATAGCACTGGTTGTACTTAGTACACCTTAAATAATGGAATTGTGAAAAACGGTATCATATTTGATGTCATCCTATCAAAGTTTATATTGGTCTTAAACGATATGCTAATATCTCTGGTGTTGCTCTTTTGCTTCTTCATCAAATCAAATTGACAGAACTTGCAAAGGAGGAGTATGTCTTCTCAGGTCGAAGATGGAGGATTTCTACCCGTGCATTATTCTTTGGAATCATTAATTGACGAGCATGCAGTCTCGCCACCTGAAAGCTATCCAATTCCTGGCTCAGAGTCAAATGATGCATCTGATGCTATGCCGCCTTACAATTATGGCAGTCTCAGTGttgaacaaaagaaagagtttCTAGAAATTACCAAGAATAGCCTTGAAGTGCTATCCAGCTTGTTGAACTCTGAAGCAGAGCCCGAAGTCATTGAGGTAAATTTCCTTTTAAAGGTCTGGGTATTGCTGTTTAACTGTTCAATAAAATATTTAGGACTCAGCTGTTGAACACTGCggatttataaatattattggaCCAAAGAGTGTCTTATACTCTTACGTATATACCAGTAGtttgctttttattttttgctGTTCCATAAGCATACTTCCTTTGTTCTTGTTTAATCGACATATTTTGACTTAAACCCTACTCATACAATTGCTTTATGTGTAAGGTAAATATAATCATGtgtgatcttgttagattcatctcgataaatattttctaaatatctaACTTTGTATGATCTTCTCTTTTACATAAttgaagatataaatgatcaaagatGTGCATTAACAAATATAACTAAAGAAACGTCTCAActaaataagaacagaggaagtatatagtTTGCAGCACCCCGACCAATTTGCCATTTGTCATTGAAGCATCTTCATCTCAGGATGGCGTTAGGTGTAGTATTGACATGCATAGTTTTTTAAATAACCAAAACTGACTTACGGGAATTTTGCTAGTAGTATGATAGTATCTAATGTCATGAATCAAAGGTCATGACATTAGAACATCCGAAAACATGGGGAAAAAGCTATATTACGGGAGTACATTATCTGTTGTTTGCAAAACCTGAAGACTTCTATTAATGTGGTACATTTTCTGATAGTTTTTTAAGACTCTTATTAATCAAGTGCCAGATTTTCCTACTCCTTGCATTTATCAGTCTGTTTATTTCAGTCCATACATGAAGAACTTTCTTTATTCTTAGCCAGTTGAAAATTTATGCGTCGTTCACCATGTTTTCTGGTAAGTATTTGTCCATTGATTGGTTCAGTGAAAGTGGAATTTGTTTGTACTATTGCAGGATGATCTGACAATTAACATGTTGGACAAGTGCAAGGAGTCACAGCCTGTTCTGCAAAGGATAGTTCAAAGCACAAATGATGATGAAAGCTTGCTCTTTGAAGCTCTAAACCTAAATGATGAGCTTCAGCATGTCCTTTCAAAATTTGAGGAAATGCAAGTTTCAAGAAAACCCAACACCACGCAACAACCCGAGGAATCTCATTCTGTTGATGCACAACAACCCCCTCCAATGGTAGAAACCCCAGATATGAACAAATCAACAGAAACCCAAAAAGTAGAAAATGCAAAATCTTCTGAGGAATTGCAGAAGGAACCTCATCCTGTTCCAATGGTAGAAACCCCAGATGTTTACAAATCAACAGAAACCCTAAAAGTAGAAAATGCAAAATCTTCTGCTGCAAATCTTCTCAACGAGAGCGGTGAATCGAGCAGCGATGAGAAGTGAGGTTTGTTATGGTGGAGTGAACTTTGTTTCCTCCCCTCCTTTCCCTGCTTTTCTTCTCTCTTTAAAGTGAATGATGTATGCTTATTATGGCTGCGTTTTCCAGTTGGCCATGGTtgtagttgtttcaagagttcgGTTTTTTGTATTTGTGTTTGTATTCATGTATGATGATAGAATATTTTCTCCATCCTAAAATAACTAATGTTATAGCCCTTCTGTAAATAATGATCTTGGCAACCTTGCTATGTTTCTCGCACTTGTATTTGAGTAATAATAGCAGCTCCAGAATCATTTAAACTATGTTACAGTGTTACTCTACACTTCACAGGTTGAGTACTCGGACGTTTGTATGACAaaattagacctgatcaaattgCAGGCTGGTTCCTGCTTGACCACGCCTTAAAAATTATGCCAATTAggtcgggccgggccgggctcatGATGATCAGGTCTAGACAAAATTTAAGAGTATTTTACATGTCCTTTCAGGTTTCAGTGtttttttctcttcttctttacTCCATTTTTTACACTATACACTTCCCAATTTCCCTCATCATCTCACTGAACAAACATGGCAGTAGTTTTTACATTTTTAACCTCACAATAGGAAATGGGTGAAGAGCAAGATGGTAAAAGAGAGTTTAGTTTGGTTGTAAAACACGTTTTTATTAAGAATGattttttccttttcaatcattttacgttatTTTGTttggttcttcttcttcttcttcttcttcttcttcttcttcttcttctataTTCCGTCTTTTTCACACTATGCACTACCCTAAACTTTGGTGTAAAAAGTTTTCATACAAAGATATtattcccttttcaatcattttacgttgtttggtttgcaCGATAATTTTCCAATAACTCTTTCCGAGGTGGAGAATATTTCTCATTTGTAATGAAGAGAAActactttttcctttttcttccttACCTAATACTTCTCTCTTCCCATCAATCCCTACCCATCTATAGATCTACTCCATTTCCTTTCTTCTATGAATTTTCTTACAAGGaaaccaaacaaaataaaactaatttaaaatagtgttttccttgaaaaatattttactTAAAAAATCATTACAAGTGAAATGAATGCAGAGTAACCTTTGCTTTCTTGAAGAATAGCCAAACAATAGTACCAAATTATACATAGCCGATCGATTTTGTAAGTACAATTCTCTTTTATCTTAAACATAGCCAAGGAAAAATGGATAGAACACATTAAATGGTCAAAAATTCTATAATCAGGATAACAGAAAATGAAGGGTAGATAGAATATCATATCATGACAATTAAAAATGGTAATTTTATACGAGAACAACACCAACACCCAGATTAAGATAAACAAAATGCAATTACCCATTTTGGCTTTGCAAGATTTGAACAAAATATAACTACTACTTTCTGAGGGAGAGCAGTTCAAAGCTACGGATATGATCATCACGGATTCCCCGTGAAGCAGAAGCCCGTGTTCGTGAAGCGGGCCTCGACTCTACTCCTTGGTGAAGCCTCTGTACATTCGAGGAATGGCGGTGGGCCATACTTGATGAGGTTGTTGGTCGACCCGCACGACTCTCCCCGAGGTCGCTAGAGGAGGTCGGCCTGTTGCTTGCGACGGCAGTGGCTCTTCGTGTGGTAGAGCTGCTAACCCGGGAAATGTTCATCTTCTCAGAATCCCTTTGCTATGTATTATTTACAGCGAAAATGTTAGAAATTTGTTAAAACGGAGAATTTGAAGCGTTAAGGAAGATGTTTTATGCACTGAAATCATAGAAATATTCATCGTGTCCAGTGAATATGcatttatatacttcctccgtttgaTTTTGGCACACATATTAAGGACAGGTAAAAGAGAAAGTTAAAGGACAAAAGTGCCCCTTAACAATAACCAACCAACCATCACTTTCACCAAATCACCAGAAAAGTGAGGTAAGTAGGACAATTCACCGTACAAAACTTTTCCCATAATAGAATTGTGTCAACTAAAAAGTAATTTCCCTAATAGgaaattgtgtcatgtaaataagaacggaagAAGTAGTTAATTGTTAGTTTGTTACTCGACTTGTAAACTTTTACAGGGTATTATCTACAGAAAATGGAGCAGAATAAATTTAATTGGTAGGGACTAGGGCGGTAATAATTAATTCATTAGCAACAGATTAAAATTATGTCCGGGTCTAAAATCAGAGGAAAGCAAGGAAACAGCGAAAATTCTATACACCAACAAGGCCAGTATAATATTCAGGCAATCTGGAATAAGAAGCCAAATACAAGTATACTCCCGTACAACTACTATAAAGCAATTAAGTATAACAGGTCAAATCGGGGATAACGAAGATACTTTGCCTtactgaaaagaaaaaaaatcaaccaTTGATCACAGAGAAAAAGGAAGTTTTAGTAGTATTTACCATGTCTCGGGATGTAGTTACGTCTTGTGAGCTCCTTTGCTTGGAGTGATCACCAGAACCTAAAGTATTTCGGCGGGAAATGGCTTCTACTGCACCAGTAAGTCTATCCCGAAGCTCGCGCCCCACTAAATGATAAACATATGAGCGAGTATCAGCCATAGAAAATGAGGGTGAAGGATAGCTAAATATCAAACTACACTACTACAATAGAAACTATCGAGTAGACCTGATCAACATGAGCCCAGCCCGGAATTTTATGGGTTTGGGCGGAATTTTTAGGCCTGGTccgaaattttaaaatttttgacGGGCTTTGGGCAATGTAAAACTACacttttaattataaatttgacCTGGCCCGAAACGGCCGAAAGGCTGGTATTTTAGGCCCGAATAGCAGGCTTGGGCACAAGATTCAGCCCGAATATTGGCCCGGCCCAACATGATGGGCAGATTTTATGTCGAGGCCTGGTCCAAACCCGgcccgccttttgatcaggtctactatCAAGTCAACACAGCGTTCTTGATTAGGACTTGGGCTGAGGTTCATTCTCGAGCAGATAACAAGACTCAAATAAGTTCAATTTGTTTAAAATATGTATGTCAACAGTTGTCATACTTAATGCTTAAACTGAGATTATGTCGCCTAAACATAAGAAAGAGAGATAAGAGAGCACAAACCTGAGGGTCTTTCTGGTCTTTCCGCAGATGGTCCTGCATTTAAAGCTGGCTTAGGACCAGGATACTGGAATACACAAACAGCTTggttaaaaaagaaaagaaaagaaaaggtagACGCCAAttataaaactaaaataaaagttACTGACCCGTGTTCTGGAGCTACCACCAATTTGTGGATACTTCATTATAGTCCAGTCAAATACATAGTCGAATTGATAACCTATGAAAAAAGGTCAAGATTAATGTCTCAATTCTTGCTAATGTGCTGCTAGTAAAATAGAATTCTCAAAAGAACTACAGACCAGAAGAACTCAGTCATAAGATACAGATAAGTTTAGGTCAACGACATTTACCTTCTCGAATAAATAGGTCCCTGAAAAGTCTCTTCAAATACGCGTAATCAGGCTTATCTTCGAAGCGTAACGATCTGCAGTAGTGGAAATATGATACAAACTCTGAAGGATATGATTTGCAAAGCACCTGTTAAATACATGTCCCAGTCAGATATGCTATGAAGTTAATGGaaatattttataataaaaTAACAAGCAATATAGAAAAATATGAAGAGAGGTGACCAACCACATTGCTTCTAaatacaaattaataaaataaactaGCACCGTTAAAGAGGAGAAAAAGGTCTTACATGACTtggaaaaaaagagagaaaaatgagTTCAAGAAATACCATAGTACCTCTATGGGAGTCATCATCTTCTTTTCACTAATTTTATCATATTTCTGCTTTTTGGTATTTGCTTTTAGCCCTTGCCAAGGAAGACTGACACAGATAAAACACACAAAGACACGTTAGAAATAAAGTAGAAAGAAAATAAAGgttaaagaaaaaataacacaataacacAAGAGGACAGTTGTTATGAATTCAACCTTCCTCTAAGGAAATACATTAGAACATAACCAAGAGATTCAAGATCATCTCGTCTACTTTGCTCTGCAAAAcaataggaaaaaaaatatatcagaTTCTATTAACCTGGCGATTCGTTACTCAGTGAAATATTGGAAACAATTATACATAAGCCACTAACCAATTCCAAGATGAGTATTCACACTTGCATAACGTGCTGTACCAGTAAGGCTCTTGTTCTCCCTGTAGCAGCATATAAAATCACTCAGTAATGAAAATGAAGACAAAGAATAATTTAAAGGGGAGGGGAGTAGAGGTGATCAAAATTCGGGCCGGGCCGGGTTTGGGTTTTGGTTTGAAAAGCATATTTTAGGGTACCAAACCCTGCACATTTTCCGGGCCGGGCCAACAGGCCGGATTATAGTTGATCAGGTCTATAGGGGAGTAACACTCAGAAGCTTTCAACACATGGCCATTTACATGGATAGATAAGACCATGGAGGCAGTCAGATAATCCAAGTTCAATTAGTGAACATACGTGAAATATAAGAGAGACCAATCAATTACCTGTATGGTATGTGCTTATGAGTTTGCAGATCCCTGTACTTCTTAGCTAAACCATAATCAATAATGTAAACCTACATCAGGATAAAAACATAACAGCATATCATCTTCATGTTACAAAAAGACACACAAGTATCACAAATGGCGGATGGCACTCTGGCAGGGCCAACTCAAACAACAGAAAACCTACTCAAAATATAAGCTAATTCTCCGAAGTCTAATCCAatatttttgttccctaaaaaaaaatattctagcACAAACAATTCTTTTGATCATCTCACAGAAAAAATCAGTGTAAAATGTCAGGAATTACCCATTAACTTAAGAGGAGAAGCATGTCCGATGCTGCAGAAATGAACAATCTACAAAATTATTCTTCCCGAGTCTCATATGTAATATGTTTGCATAAATTAAGGGTTATCTACTCCACATATAACCAGAAGCTGTTGTCCTTATGTGATAAAATACCCACCCAATCATGTGCATATCATAAAAGCTCTCACGTTACAAACTTAAAATAATCACTTAAATGTGATAGATGCCTTAAACAAGCCCAATACGGGACTAAAAGATAAAATCATGTCCTCCATACTATTTTTTATGGAATAGTCACTCTATTCTAACTTAAGGCTAACACTGTAATATACCTGATTTGCTTTGCGACCAAGTCCCATTAAGAAATTGTCAGGTTTTATGTCACGGTGAAGGAACCCTCTTGAATGCATGTACTCAACTCTGTTGATCTGAAAGCCAAATAAAGAGATAAAGCATCATCACCAGATAAGATAAGAATTAGCAACAAGATATTGATGGCACTTACTAACTGGTCGGCAAGCATTAGTACTGTTTTCAGCGACAACTTCCTACTGCAGTAGTTAAATAGGTCTTCCAGACTTGGTCCCAGAAGATCAATCACCATTACATTATGTTCACCTTCAACTCCAAACCATTTGAGATGGGGCACTCCAgcttcaacaacaacaacaaaataaacACTTTAGAAGAGAGTTCTTACAGTCGGTTAACTTACAGGCCTTGCatgcaaaataatttattttgtatCAGTATGCAAAAGTTCAGTAATACGTCAAAACAATTGCACCTTCCAATAAGGGGCTACCTTCGTGTATCTGGATAAAGATATGATTTAGACCTGATCAACTATAGCCCAGGCCGCTGACCCGACTCGGCCCGAAAAAATGCGGGGTTGGGCACCTTAAAAGTTAAAATGTGCATTTTAGACCAAAACCCAAGCCCGAACTGAGCCCGTTTCGGCCCGCACCAAATTTATGGGCATATTTTTTTTGTGTTGAAGCCCGACCCTGCCCGAAATTTGATCACCTCTAATATTAGTCCAAACTGACAGTGCAGGCAAACTAGGCAGAAGGTAAACTGTAGGTGGGAACACTTAAAACAGCAGTTTGAGAATACAGAAAAACCAGGAGTCATAGGATGAAAGTTGTTTGAGGAATGCGGATTGCAGAAAGGTTAGGTCGTTAGAGAGTTATAGGCACAAAACATATCATTCACCCTAATCTTGAAATGGAAAACATTACAAATAGCCTGTTCCAGCATGTTGAGCTTGAATAGCAGACTGATGTTTCACCTCAATATTTACACAAAGCATTGAAGATAAACACTGATAGAGACTAGAGTAGGGCAACAAATCATATGAACTGAAATCTCAAATTCTATGAACAATAACACTAAATCATAAAGTTTCAGAAGGTATTGAGCCTTGGTTTTTGGCTACATAGGGGGTTTAATTACAGTTAATTTAATCCTATTTCCCAAAGGAGAACAC contains:
- the LOC130460789 gene encoding TOM1-like protein 2, whose product is MDKSTLASIGERLKAGGTQMGRTISLKVKEMKDLLQTPTPESRIVDQSTSPTLESPDWGLNLRICSLLNAEELNGAEIMKAIKKKINNSGNGDAKTLRLALELLEACAMNCEKVFSEIASEKVVEDMVAKLIENPQADRECQVRAMELIRAWGETEELSYLPVFRQTYENLQRRSMSSQVEDGGFLPVHYSLESLIDEHAVSPPESYPIPGSESNDASDAMPPYNYGSLSVEQKKEFLEITKNSLEVLSSLLNSEAEPEVIEDDLTINMLDKCKESQPVLQRIVQSTNDDESLLFEALNLNDELQHVLSKFEEMQVSRKPNTTQQPEESHSVDAQQPPPMVETPDMNKSTETQKVENAKSSEELQKEPHPVPMVETPDVYKSTETLKVENAKSSAANLLNESGESSSDEK
- the LOC110794844 gene encoding casein kinase 1-like protein 10 — translated: MDQIIGGKFKMGRKIGSGSFGELYLGVNIQTGEEVAVKMESVKTKHPQLHYESKLYMLLQGGTGVPHLKWFGVEGEHNVMVIDLLGPSLEDLFNYCSRKLSLKTVLMLADQLINRVEYMHSRGFLHRDIKPDNFLMGLGRKANQVYIIDYGLAKKYRDLQTHKHIPYRENKSLTGTARYASVNTHLGIEQSRRDDLESLGYVLMYFLRGSLPWQGLKANTKKQKYDKISEKKMMTPIEVLCKSYPSEFVSYFHYCRSLRFEDKPDYAYLKRLFRDLFIREGYQFDYVFDWTIMKYPQIGGSSRTRYPGPKPALNAGPSAERPERPSVGRELRDRLTGAVEAISRRNTLGSGDHSKQRSSQDVTTSRDMQRDSEKMNISRVSSSTTRRATAVASNRPTSSSDLGESRAGRPTTSSSMAHRHSSNVQRLHQGVESRPASRTRASASRGIRDDHIRSFELLSLRK